In Candidatus Neomarinimicrobiota bacterium, one DNA window encodes the following:
- a CDS encoding T9SS type A sorting domain-containing protein, with translation MRHKIISGLFLILLSSTVVYAQYHALFRFDASLPVESPFHSQVTWSGLEFNDYLEPAEVIARGPDGWGLSLPRSAHFLNDSSAMVSDNEAIISFFGNHTITGEMWIKPDSLDGTIISWGDSAGVHFITTFLQDGFLNIHRYLSDSLFTMTATVPVDTASWSYLYWINRIINGYIEFELYVDGTSVFQQSELMTVPAAFTLIRSQVRVGRSSDPRTFGPSFKGQILGISLNNYLRSETYLQSSPPFDGSEYFGMPLYLERGSEKVVTVNPTEVERTVFVPYSNDFYIPQGMASTFEDKQHPTENDMVYLAMYHKDINGTIGGKNSIIVEMDPNKGYQVRRCFQFTAGPTYGHLPAMAFYASNLYVGSEGSVYQCEVPAYDSTAGKYFDLEPINTYNIYSSNLNYFDDTLWVASWGARPSGRAFMFGYPVYDNGNINIAATPVRYEIPNTNQGAAWTEYGGEKYLFVCTSWGGTNNSLLYRYRKGALQPATLITADRIFEIPSGGEDITFDDANNMINVSESSARAYQLRDSSPWNQFYPFVFEISPDVLFSDVDTSSTGLNDSEKNALPEAFTLSVYPNPFNDSTIINYTLGSDQLVSLDVFDLQGRQIETIIKESHHSQGQHQLAWSPQVNFSGVYLLNFRFSDHSNFSRKIVYLK, from the coding sequence ATGCGACACAAAATTATTTCAGGCTTATTCCTGATTTTATTGAGTAGCACCGTCGTGTATGCTCAATATCATGCTCTGTTCAGATTCGATGCATCACTCCCCGTTGAATCTCCCTTCCACAGTCAGGTAACTTGGAGTGGTCTCGAGTTCAATGATTACCTCGAGCCAGCAGAAGTAATTGCCCGTGGACCTGATGGATGGGGCTTGAGTTTACCTCGGAGTGCCCATTTTTTGAATGATTCCTCCGCCATGGTTTCTGATAATGAAGCTATTATTAGTTTTTTTGGAAACCATACTATAACTGGTGAGATGTGGATCAAACCTGATTCTCTGGATGGCACCATCATTAGTTGGGGGGACAGTGCCGGAGTTCATTTCATCACTACTTTTCTCCAGGACGGTTTTCTAAACATTCACCGTTATCTTTCGGACAGTCTTTTTACCATGACAGCCACAGTTCCAGTAGATACAGCTTCATGGAGCTATCTCTACTGGATCAATCGTATTATAAATGGCTATATTGAGTTTGAACTGTATGTCGATGGTACTTCCGTTTTTCAACAAAGTGAGCTGATGACAGTTCCGGCCGCATTTACGTTGATTAGGTCACAGGTTAGGGTTGGTCGCTCCAGCGATCCACGCACCTTTGGTCCATCATTCAAGGGGCAGATACTGGGAATTAGTTTGAATAACTATCTGCGTTCTGAGACATACCTCCAGAGCAGTCCCCCCTTTGATGGAAGTGAGTACTTTGGGATGCCTCTTTATCTGGAGCGGGGAAGTGAAAAAGTCGTGACGGTTAACCCAACTGAAGTGGAACGCACAGTCTTTGTACCTTATTCAAATGATTTTTACATTCCTCAGGGCATGGCTTCAACCTTTGAGGATAAGCAGCATCCAACAGAAAATGATATGGTGTACCTGGCCATGTACCATAAGGATATCAACGGTACGATTGGTGGAAAGAATTCCATAATTGTTGAAATGGATCCTAACAAAGGCTACCAGGTTCGGCGCTGTTTTCAATTTACCGCAGGACCCACCTACGGACATTTACCAGCCATGGCATTTTATGCAAGTAACCTTTATGTGGGCAGCGAGGGTTCTGTATATCAATGTGAAGTCCCGGCTTATGACTCAACTGCTGGAAAATATTTTGATCTGGAACCGATAAATACCTATAACATATACTCCTCAAACCTGAATTATTTTGATGATACACTCTGGGTTGCAAGTTGGGGCGCTCGCCCATCAGGCAGAGCTTTCATGTTTGGCTATCCGGTCTATGATAACGGCAATATCAATATCGCTGCTACGCCTGTTCGCTATGAAATTCCTAACACCAATCAGGGGGCTGCCTGGACAGAATATGGTGGTGAGAAATATTTATTTGTATGCACCAGCTGGGGTGGAACTAATAACAGCCTGCTTTATCGTTACCGGAAAGGAGCACTCCAGCCTGCGACACTTATTACAGCTGATCGAATTTTCGAAATTCCTTCAGGCGGAGAGGATATTACGTTTGACGATGCCAATAATATGATCAATGTCTCTGAATCAAGCGCAAGAGCATATCAATTGCGAGACTCAAGTCCCTGGAACCAGTTTTACCCCTTTGTTTTCGAAATCAGCCCTGATGTTCTCTTTAGTGATGTTGATACAAGCAGTACAGGTTTGAACGATTCTGAGAAAAACGCCTTGCCAGAGGCCTTCACGCTTTCCGTATATCCCAACCCCTTTAACGATTCAACCATCATTAATTACACTCTTGGATCAGACCAATTGGTTTCATTGGATGTGTTCGATCTTCAAGGACGTCAGATCGAAACTATTATTAAAGAGAGTCATCACAGCCAGGGTCAGCATCAGCTGGCCTGGTCACCTCAAGTAAATTTCAGCGGTGTGTATCTGCTGAATTTCAGGTTTAGTGATCACTCAAACTTTTCTAGAAAGATTGTCTATTTAAAATGA
- a CDS encoding lamin tail domain-containing protein produces the protein MMKSTTRMILIAISAIILVFPITIQAQWNGALHFSWWEHDRVIVPDTPLLWPGQLDAGTVEMWFKPDSVFRADTHEPDYTYLFCKNISGNYVGDMGLHWIRGQGDMVCFVQSGDAVNYPTQSLRTESNIWLPRWTHVAYVWDVADSMRLFINGVQELDMEPNSEGEICLPVSNGDQIITIGSGAQDHHFDRYETWRGQIDEVRISATARYTTNFVPADEPFEVDGYTVALWHFDDGEGLIATDEAGFGFNGILGGSDIAGYEGDVPAMPEWVIVQRDPKIMINEVLADPAADVANGDANGDGTADALQDEFIELLNLSSNPVDLTGWTAGDAGLQNFTFPDGYILNSFEFVTIFGGGDVSGFAGYNSDPMLTRVFTAGGSLGDGFDEAGDAAILLSPNGLDDAYVAWGTSAGTDPVVGETVWEFARSTAANGANDNSLTRSPDANYELDDPFVEHLTVSTSNYSPGMTLEGADRLAFTLTLLTTPAGSGTVELDSVSATQTEFGYGDFVTLTAIPAEGFIFSGWEGDEVAQINPVYIAMTKSKTITATFMTAFQLPPTIIINEINADPSTDPIYGDANRDWIRHAEQDEYIELLNVSSETVDMSGWMLGDDEQFSFTFPDGYTLGCGEFVTVFGGGDLSIGPADGWNVDPMLTHAFLSDSSHMNDIGNGLPNAGECVVLISPDTSYAMYVNYGSHYGRGAPQSASTQDIYFNMRVESAAHGGHNTSITRYPDGNTDIIDAFVEHLTISELENSPASSSDGDMNICDLLAVDLGGVQPNSFKLENCYPNPFNPSTTIRFDVPTHTYVSLTIYNIKGQVVAELANQRFKPGNYEVTWNGLTGSGAMAPSGMYLYSLNSIAFSETKKMILMK, from the coding sequence ATGATGAAATCAACCACACGTATGATTCTAATCGCAATAAGTGCGATAATTCTGGTTTTTCCAATAACCATACAAGCCCAGTGGAATGGTGCTTTGCATTTTTCCTGGTGGGAACATGATCGTGTGATTGTTCCTGATACCCCGCTATTATGGCCAGGCCAGCTGGATGCCGGTACAGTAGAGATGTGGTTTAAGCCTGATTCAGTCTTTCGGGCTGATACGCATGAGCCTGACTACACCTACCTTTTCTGCAAAAATATCTCAGGGAATTATGTCGGTGATATGGGTTTGCATTGGATTCGTGGTCAAGGTGATATGGTTTGCTTTGTCCAGAGCGGTGATGCAGTCAATTATCCCACCCAGAGCTTACGTACTGAATCCAATATCTGGTTACCGCGCTGGACTCATGTGGCCTATGTCTGGGATGTAGCCGACTCCATGCGCTTGTTTATTAACGGTGTCCAGGAGCTGGATATGGAGCCAAATTCAGAGGGTGAGATTTGTTTACCCGTGAGTAACGGTGATCAGATCATTACTATCGGATCAGGAGCCCAGGATCATCATTTTGATCGCTATGAAACCTGGCGGGGACAAATTGATGAAGTACGAATCTCAGCCACTGCTCGCTATACTACCAATTTTGTTCCAGCCGATGAGCCTTTCGAAGTTGATGGCTATACTGTCGCACTTTGGCATTTTGATGATGGTGAAGGATTGATAGCAACAGATGAAGCCGGTTTTGGCTTTAATGGAATTTTAGGAGGCTCTGATATCGCCGGGTATGAAGGTGATGTTCCAGCTATGCCTGAATGGGTGATCGTGCAACGTGATCCTAAAATCATGATCAACGAAGTCTTGGCTGATCCAGCTGCAGACGTTGCCAATGGTGACGCCAATGGCGATGGTACAGCTGATGCGTTGCAAGATGAATTTATCGAGCTTCTTAATCTAAGTTCAAATCCTGTAGACCTGACAGGTTGGACTGCCGGCGATGCCGGACTACAGAATTTCACCTTCCCCGATGGTTACATTCTCAACTCCTTCGAGTTTGTGACCATCTTTGGCGGTGGCGATGTGAGTGGCTTTGCTGGCTATAATAGCGATCCCATGCTCACCCGAGTATTTACTGCTGGTGGTAGCCTTGGAGATGGTTTTGATGAAGCCGGTGATGCAGCTATACTGCTGTCGCCCAATGGTCTGGATGATGCCTATGTTGCCTGGGGTACTAGTGCTGGTACAGATCCTGTTGTGGGTGAAACAGTATGGGAGTTTGCCCGGAGCACTGCTGCAAATGGGGCTAATGATAATTCCCTGACGCGTTCCCCAGATGCTAATTATGAGCTGGATGATCCTTTTGTTGAACACCTGACCGTGTCTACAAGCAATTATTCTCCAGGAATGACTCTGGAAGGTGCTGACCGGTTAGCTTTTACTCTGACATTGCTGACTACCCCGGCTGGCTCTGGTACAGTGGAGCTTGATTCAGTCAGTGCCACCCAGACCGAATTTGGTTATGGGGATTTTGTGACTCTGACTGCAATACCAGCTGAAGGTTTTATCTTTTCCGGCTGGGAGGGTGACGAAGTAGCTCAGATCAATCCGGTTTACATTGCCATGACAAAATCGAAGACGATTACGGCCACCTTTATGACAGCTTTTCAATTGCCACCGACCATCATTATCAACGAGATCAATGCTGATCCCTCCACAGATCCGATCTATGGTGATGCCAATCGGGACTGGATCCGCCATGCTGAGCAGGATGAATATATCGAGCTCCTGAATGTCAGTAGTGAAACCGTGGATATGAGTGGCTGGATGCTGGGAGATGATGAACAATTCAGTTTCACATTTCCTGATGGCTATACCCTGGGATGTGGAGAGTTTGTAACTGTTTTTGGTGGTGGTGATCTCTCAATTGGTCCTGCAGATGGTTGGAATGTTGATCCCATGCTGACCCATGCCTTCCTGTCTGATAGTTCACACATGAACGATATCGGAAATGGTTTGCCCAACGCTGGTGAATGTGTGGTTTTGATTTCGCCCGATACATCCTATGCCATGTATGTTAACTATGGCAGTCACTATGGTCGGGGAGCACCTCAGTCCGCCAGCACTCAGGATATTTATTTTAACATGAGAGTCGAATCTGCTGCACATGGTGGCCACAATACTTCCATCACCAGATATCCAGATGGCAACACTGATATAATCGATGCTTTTGTTGAACATCTCACAATTTCAGAGCTGGAAAATTCACCGGCTTCATCCAGTGATGGTGACATGAATATCTGTGACCTCTTAGCTGTGGATCTGGGTGGTGTACAGCCCAATAGCTTTAAGCTTGAGAACTGTTACCCCAATCCCTTTAACCCCTCCACAACTATTAGGTTTGATGTGCCAACTCATACCTATGTGTCTTTGACGATTTACAATATCAAAGGACAGGTTGTTGCTGAGTTGGCAAACCAGAGATTTAAGCCGGGAAATTACGAAGTGACTTGGAACGGCTTGACTGGAAGTGGCGCAATGGCTCCTTCAGGCATGTACCTCTATTCACTTAACTCAATTGCTTTCTCTGAAACAAAGAAGATGATCTTGATGAAGTAA
- a CDS encoding PorV/PorQ family protein, whose product MLVVKKNHLKSALILLLSVFSVSLFSQTGEETYADPTYTEAVSNVGTSAAAFLEIGVGAYSQAMGGAFTAIANDVTALYWNPAGITQLNNISLSVNHTQWLASTSHDYFGAVIPFSGRFSAGLSINVLNYTDKQPVRTIQLPDGTGEYYAASDMALAATLAATITDKFSFGITTKYILQQLWHESAHAMAIDVGVLYKTRIEGLQIGTTIANYGSEMQMSGRDLRRAYDADEAHYSNDRLNIMLETDQFPLPLLFRFGLAYSLSMLNGHNLTFATDLNHPSNSVESLDLGLEWDFRQLLVARVGYNSLFDDSSENGLSVGFGITPKLGNSMRVGFNYAWSEWGLLGNVQRFSIDLLF is encoded by the coding sequence ATGTTGGTAGTGAAAAAGAATCATTTAAAAAGCGCCTTAATTCTGTTATTGAGCGTATTCAGTGTATCCCTTTTTTCCCAGACGGGTGAGGAAACCTATGCAGACCCGACCTATACTGAGGCGGTTTCAAATGTAGGAACATCGGCGGCGGCTTTTCTGGAGATCGGAGTGGGAGCCTATTCCCAGGCAATGGGTGGTGCTTTTACCGCCATCGCCAATGATGTAACGGCTCTGTACTGGAATCCGGCTGGCATTACCCAGTTGAATAATATCTCCCTGTCAGTGAATCATACCCAATGGTTGGCTAGTACCAGTCATGATTATTTTGGGGCAGTGATTCCTTTTTCTGGAAGATTTTCCGCTGGTTTAAGTATCAATGTTTTGAATTATACCGATAAACAGCCGGTTCGAACCATCCAGCTGCCAGATGGAACAGGCGAATATTATGCTGCCTCTGATATGGCACTGGCTGCAACACTGGCAGCCACCATCACTGATAAATTCTCCTTCGGTATCACAACCAAATACATATTACAACAGCTTTGGCATGAATCAGCCCATGCCATGGCAATAGATGTTGGCGTATTATATAAAACCAGGATCGAAGGTCTGCAGATCGGTACTACCATTGCCAACTATGGTTCTGAAATGCAGATGAGTGGTCGAGATCTTCGACGAGCTTACGATGCTGATGAAGCGCATTACTCCAATGATCGTTTGAATATTATGCTGGAGACGGATCAATTTCCCCTGCCCCTGCTTTTTCGGTTTGGATTAGCTTATTCCCTTTCAATGCTTAATGGTCATAATTTAACCTTCGCAACAGACCTGAATCACCCCAGCAATAGCGTAGAATCATTGGATCTTGGTTTGGAATGGGATTTCAGGCAGTTACTAGTAGCGAGGGTTGGCTATAATTCTTTGTTCGATGACAGTAGTGAGAATGGTTTATCAGTAGGCTTTGGAATCACTCCCAAATTAGGCAACTCAATGCGAGTCGGTTTCAATTATGCCTGGTCTGAATGGGGCCTTTTGGGTAACGTACAGCGCTTTTCAATAGATTTACTTTTCTAG